In the Pantanalinema sp. genome, one interval contains:
- a CDS encoding ribose-phosphate pyrophosphokinase, which translates to MKIFSGSANPELAAEVATYLGTGIEAIKIANFSDGEIYVQIQNSVRGADVFLVQPICHPVNYNMMELMIMLDAFKRASAHSITAVIPYYAYARQDRKAQGREAITAKLVADLLTTAGATRVLTMDLHAPQIQGFFNILVDHLHASPVLVDYVRKKNFEDLVVVSPDVGGVARARSYAKKLDAPLAIIDKRRPKHNTAEVLNIIGDIKDKTCVILDDLVDTAGTLTEVAKLLMARGAREVHACCTHGVLSGPAIERIEASPLSELIITNTIPLPIEKQVSKIKVLSVAGLLGEAILRIHEDASVSTLFE; encoded by the coding sequence ATGAAGATCTTCTCGGGCTCGGCCAACCCCGAGCTCGCCGCAGAGGTCGCCACCTACCTCGGCACCGGGATCGAGGCCATCAAGATCGCGAACTTCTCGGACGGCGAGATCTACGTCCAGATCCAGAACTCGGTGCGCGGGGCCGACGTCTTCCTGGTGCAGCCCATCTGCCACCCGGTCAACTACAACATGATGGAGCTGATGATCATGCTCGATGCGTTCAAGCGCGCGTCGGCCCACTCGATCACGGCCGTCATCCCCTACTACGCCTACGCCCGCCAGGACCGCAAGGCCCAGGGCCGCGAGGCCATCACCGCCAAGCTGGTCGCCGACCTGCTCACCACCGCTGGCGCCACCCGGGTGCTCACCATGGACCTGCACGCGCCGCAGATCCAGGGCTTCTTCAACATCCTGGTGGATCACCTCCACGCCTCGCCGGTGCTGGTGGACTACGTCCGCAAGAAGAATTTCGAGGACCTGGTCGTCGTCTCGCCCGACGTGGGCGGCGTGGCCCGCGCCCGCTCGTACGCCAAGAAGCTCGACGCTCCCTTGGCCATCATCGACAAGCGCCGTCCCAAGCACAACACCGCCGAGGTCCTCAACATCATCGGCGACATCAAGGACAAGACCTGCGTCATCCTCGACGACCTGGTGGACACGGCGGGCACCCTGACCGAGGTCGCCAAGCTCCTGATGGCCCGGGGCGCGCGCGAGGTGCACGCCTGCTGCACTCACGGCGTCCTCTCGGGGCCCGCCATCGAGCGGATCGAGGCCTCGCCCCTCTCCGAGCTGATCATCACCAACACGATCCCCCTGCCTATCGAGAAGCAGGTTTCCAAGATCAAGGTCCTCTCGGTGGCGGGCCTTTTGGGCGAGGCGATCCTGCGCATCCACGAGGACGCGTCGGTCAGCACCCTGTTCGAGTAG
- the rsmB gene encoding 16S rRNA (cytosine(967)-C(5))-methyltransferase RsmB — MAHLTPRAQALKILIDVEQRAAFANLALQGLTGISGRDRALITELVNGTVRRRRTLDHILGSFVRTGLDKLTAPIRNNLRMGAYQLLYTSGIPAHAAIDEAVKLAHRYGHSGVAKLTNAVLRRVQREGRDIPMPDPAKEPVAAIGVRASLPDWLVSRWVEAFGFDVAAELAEASNHPTPMAVRANTLKIARDTLLEQLREAALDAEPSPVVRDGIRFPHGVALSQIPAYNEGTWYVQGEAAMLASHVVDPQPGETVVDIGAAPGGKTTHLAALMRDEGRVIAIDPHEGRLSLVAENATRLAEHIVTLRAQDGTAPIAEAADRILVDAPCSGFGVLYRKSDLRWHQTPEQVDALPAEQGAILANAAKALKPGGVMVYATCTINPAENQQVVRDFLSAHADFVPGDVRPYLPEAWRGDAEDGMIQLLPSKHGVEGFFIARLERKHG, encoded by the coding sequence ATGGCACACCTTACGCCCCGCGCCCAGGCGCTGAAGATCCTCATCGACGTCGAGCAGCGCGCTGCCTTCGCCAACCTGGCCCTGCAGGGCCTCACCGGCATCTCGGGGCGCGATCGCGCCCTGATCACCGAGCTGGTCAACGGCACGGTCCGCCGCCGCCGGACCCTCGATCACATCCTCGGCTCCTTCGTCCGGACCGGTCTCGACAAGCTCACCGCCCCCATCCGCAACAACCTGCGCATGGGGGCGTACCAGCTCCTGTACACCTCGGGCATCCCCGCCCATGCGGCCATCGACGAGGCCGTCAAGCTTGCGCACCGTTACGGCCACTCGGGCGTGGCCAAGCTGACCAACGCGGTCCTGAGGCGCGTGCAGCGCGAGGGGCGCGACATCCCCATGCCGGACCCTGCCAAGGAGCCGGTGGCCGCCATCGGGGTGCGCGCGTCGCTGCCCGACTGGCTCGTGTCGCGCTGGGTCGAGGCCTTCGGTTTCGACGTCGCCGCCGAGCTCGCAGAAGCGAGCAACCACCCGACCCCCATGGCCGTGCGCGCCAACACCCTCAAGATCGCGCGCGACACCCTCCTCGAGCAGCTGCGCGAGGCGGCCCTCGACGCCGAGCCGAGCCCGGTGGTGCGCGACGGGATTCGCTTTCCGCACGGCGTGGCCTTGAGCCAGATCCCCGCGTATAATGAGGGCACCTGGTACGTGCAGGGCGAGGCCGCCATGCTCGCGAGCCACGTGGTCGATCCCCAGCCGGGAGAGACCGTGGTGGACATCGGGGCGGCCCCGGGCGGCAAGACCACCCACCTGGCCGCCTTGATGCGCGACGAGGGCCGTGTCATCGCCATCGACCCGCACGAGGGGCGCCTTTCGCTCGTGGCCGAGAACGCGACGCGGCTTGCGGAGCACATCGTGACCCTGCGGGCTCAGGACGGCACCGCGCCGATCGCCGAGGCCGCCGATCGCATCCTGGTGGATGCGCCGTGCTCGGGGTTCGGCGTGCTCTACCGCAAGAGTGATCTGCGCTGGCACCAGACGCCCGAGCAGGTCGACGCGTTGCCGGCCGAGCAGGGGGCGATCCTCGCGAACGCCGCCAAGGCCCTGAAGCCAGGCGGGGTGATGGTATATGCCACCTGCACCATCAACCCGGCGGAGAACCAGCAGGTGGTGCGGGACTTCCTCTCGGCGCACGCCGACTTCGTCCCGGGCGACGTCCGGCCCTACCTGCCGGAGGCGTGGCGGGGCGACGCCGAGGACGGCATGATCCAGCTCTTGCCGAGCAAGCATGGGGTCGAGGGCTTCTTCATCGCGCGATTGGAGCGCAAGCATGGCTGA
- the glmU gene encoding bifunctional UDP-N-acetylglucosamine diphosphorylase/glucosamine-1-phosphate N-acetyltransferase GlmU — translation MPETSHDVSQLTALILAAGKGTRMKSALPKVLHRIAGEPLIGHVLSTVERLGVARTVVIVGHGADAVRAALPDAVQTAEQREQLGTAHAVLQASPALAGFSGEVVILSGDVPLLSPETLHAMLSTHREAGAALTVLTFRPEDPSRYGRIVRDSEGHLSRIVEYKDATDAERAIGEVNAGVYLASWPQLVSALEGIGNDNAQGEYYLPDAVTALNAKGLVVAAHATDDPIEVAGVNTRLELVALAQAYQERAARYWLEAGVTIESPHTTWIGPRVTLGEDTVVEAGVQLHGRTRVGSGCLVGAHSQLIDAQVGDEVTILQSYLSESMVGDRTIVGPFAHLRNGAEIGSRCRIGNFVEVKGSVFGDGAKASHLSYIGDATVGAKANIGAGTITCNYDGERKHRTEIGSGSFVGSNNTLVAPLKIGADAYTAAGSTITQDVPDGALAFGRARQAVKLGWAMQRKGIKQ, via the coding sequence ATGCCCGAAACATCGCACGACGTTTCCCAGCTCACCGCGCTGATCCTCGCCGCCGGAAAGGGAACTCGGATGAAGAGTGCCCTGCCCAAGGTCCTCCACCGGATCGCGGGCGAGCCCCTCATCGGGCACGTCCTCTCGACCGTCGAGCGCCTCGGCGTCGCGCGCACCGTGGTCATCGTCGGCCACGGCGCCGACGCGGTCCGCGCGGCCCTGCCCGATGCGGTCCAGACCGCCGAGCAGCGCGAGCAGCTCGGCACCGCCCACGCGGTGCTCCAGGCCTCGCCCGCGCTCGCGGGCTTTTCGGGCGAGGTGGTCATCCTGAGCGGCGACGTGCCGCTGCTCAGCCCCGAGACCCTCCACGCGATGCTCTCGACTCACCGCGAGGCCGGCGCCGCGCTGACGGTGCTCACCTTCAGGCCCGAGGACCCCTCGCGCTACGGCCGCATCGTCAGGGATTCCGAGGGCCACCTCTCGCGGATCGTCGAGTACAAGGACGCGACCGACGCCGAGCGCGCCATCGGCGAGGTCAACGCCGGGGTCTACCTCGCGAGCTGGCCCCAGCTGGTCTCGGCCCTCGAGGGCATCGGCAACGACAACGCCCAGGGCGAGTACTACCTGCCGGACGCGGTGACCGCGCTCAACGCCAAGGGCCTGGTCGTCGCGGCCCACGCCACCGACGATCCGATCGAGGTCGCGGGGGTCAACACCCGGCTCGAGCTGGTGGCGCTGGCTCAGGCCTACCAGGAGCGCGCCGCGCGGTACTGGCTCGAGGCCGGAGTGACCATCGAGAGCCCCCACACCACCTGGATCGGGCCGCGGGTCACCCTCGGCGAGGACACGGTGGTCGAAGCGGGCGTCCAGCTCCACGGCCGCACCCGCGTGGGCAGCGGCTGCCTCGTCGGGGCGCACAGCCAGCTCATCGACGCCCAGGTGGGCGACGAGGTCACCATCCTCCAGTCCTACCTCTCGGAGTCGATGGTGGGCGATCGCACCATCGTCGGCCCCTTCGCCCACCTCAGGAACGGCGCCGAGATCGGGTCCCGGTGCCGGATCGGCAACTTCGTGGAGGTCAAGGGCTCGGTCTTCGGCGACGGCGCCAAGGCCTCGCACCTCTCCTACATCGGCGACGCGACGGTCGGCGCCAAGGCGAACATCGGGGCGGGCACCATCACCTGCAACTACGACGGGGAGCGCAAGCACCGCACCGAGATCGGCTCGGGCAGCTTCGTCGGCTCCAACAACACCCTCGTGGCTCCCCTGAAGATCGGCGCTGACGCCTACACGGCGGCAGGTTCCACCATCACCCAAGACGTGCCCGACGGTGCGCTCGCTTTTGGGCGTGCCCGCCAGGCCGTGAAGCTCGGCTGGGCCATGCAGCGAAAGGGCATCAAGCAATGA
- the pth gene encoding aminoacyl-tRNA hydrolase has product MKVVVGLGNPGKQYEETRHNAGFMVIERLARSMGVDGKHEPRFEAMIAEGRLGTEKVILVEPLTFMNLSGRSIQKVLHFYKLTPDDLIVVYDDFALPCGTVRVRTTGSAGGHNGVSSTISCLNTQAFPRVRVGVGPLPPGASTTSFVLGKFRPDELPLLELGLDDAVGAVETAIRQGFTEAMQRFNTAKAATP; this is encoded by the coding sequence ATGAAGGTCGTCGTCGGCCTCGGGAACCCGGGGAAACAGTACGAGGAGACCCGCCACAACGCGGGCTTCATGGTCATCGAGCGCCTCGCCAGGTCGATGGGCGTCGACGGCAAGCACGAGCCGCGCTTCGAGGCGATGATCGCGGAGGGTCGGCTGGGCACCGAGAAGGTGATCCTGGTCGAGCCCCTCACCTTCATGAACCTGTCGGGCCGCTCCATCCAGAAGGTGTTGCACTTCTACAAGCTCACGCCCGACGACCTCATCGTCGTCTACGACGACTTCGCCCTGCCGTGCGGGACGGTGAGGGTGAGGACCACGGGCTCGGCGGGCGGCCACAACGGCGTCTCGTCGACCATCTCGTGCCTCAACACCCAGGCCTTCCCTCGGGTGCGGGTGGGCGTGGGGCCGCTGCCGCCCGGGGCCTCGACCACGTCCTTCGTGCTCGGCAAGTTCCGCCCCGACGAGCTGCCCTTGCTGGAGCTGGGGCTCGACGACGCGGTAGGAGCGGTCGAGACGGCCATTCGCCAGGGCTTCACCGAGGCGATGCAGCGCTTCAACACCGCCAAGGCCGCGACCCCGTAA
- the rlmN gene encoding 23S rRNA (adenine(2503)-C(2))-methyltransferase RlmN: MAELAGLTTQELKTLAESFGEKPFRGKQIATWLYQKSQTDLAAMSDLPAAFRAKLAEAGHGTGALEVTRVQEATDGTQKFLFDTHGCGMIESVFMPSDGRTSVCISTQIGCAVACAFCETGLSGFQRHLSPAEMVAQVLEIQRRTGERVSHVVFMGMGEPLFNYANTLKALRLLNEEVGIGMRHLTVSTSGVVPGIKQLADEDLQLTLALSLHAPNDALRDFLVPLNRKYPLSVLREAVQDYTERTGRRLTIEYVMLDGVNDTPELARQTADWLRGIHCHVNLIPFNATDAQFRPSSPAAIQAFRSVLEAAGFPVTVRVERGADISAACGQLRRQALKASGEIVPLLKGMKTPEPVAE, from the coding sequence ATGGCTGAACTGGCGGGTCTGACGACCCAGGAACTCAAGACCCTCGCCGAGTCCTTCGGCGAGAAGCCCTTCAGGGGCAAGCAGATCGCAACCTGGCTCTACCAGAAGAGCCAGACCGATCTTGCGGCCATGAGCGACCTGCCCGCCGCCTTCAGGGCCAAGCTCGCCGAGGCGGGCCACGGCACCGGGGCCCTCGAGGTGACCCGGGTGCAAGAGGCGACTGACGGCACCCAGAAGTTCCTCTTCGACACCCACGGCTGCGGCATGATCGAGAGCGTCTTCATGCCGAGCGACGGCCGCACCAGCGTCTGCATCTCGACCCAGATCGGCTGCGCGGTGGCCTGCGCCTTCTGCGAGACCGGCCTCTCAGGCTTCCAGCGCCACCTCTCGCCCGCAGAGATGGTCGCCCAGGTCCTCGAGATCCAGCGCCGGACCGGCGAGCGGGTCTCCCACGTCGTCTTCATGGGCATGGGCGAGCCGCTCTTCAACTACGCCAACACCCTCAAGGCCCTTCGCCTCCTCAACGAGGAGGTGGGCATCGGCATGCGGCACCTGACGGTCTCGACCTCGGGGGTGGTGCCTGGGATCAAGCAGCTCGCCGACGAGGACCTCCAGCTCACTCTCGCGCTCTCCCTGCACGCCCCCAACGACGCGCTGCGCGACTTTCTGGTGCCCCTCAACCGCAAGTACCCGCTCTCGGTGCTGCGCGAGGCGGTGCAGGACTACACCGAGCGCACGGGCCGACGCCTGACCATCGAGTACGTCATGCTCGACGGGGTCAACGACACCCCCGAGCTCGCCAGACAGACCGCCGACTGGCTCAGGGGCATCCACTGCCACGTCAACCTCATCCCCTTCAACGCCACCGACGCGCAGTTCCGACCCAGCTCGCCTGCGGCCATCCAGGCCTTCCGCTCGGTGCTCGAGGCGGCGGGCTTCCCCGTCACGGTGCGCGTCGAGCGCGGCGCGGACATCTCGGCCGCCTGCGGCCAGCTGCGGCGCCAGGCCCTCAAGGCCTCGGGCGAGATCGTGCCCTTGCTCAAGGGCATGAAGACGCCGGAGCCCGTGGCCGAATGA
- a CDS encoding S8 family serine peptidase: MPTAFVLGRWCVLLALCAGAIAQGGGCASVAPGIGAPDPGATLTPMTAFGLRAGVRAEDGQLIVGLKPGYDVEALPALGGGQPVVLGALDFSTPLRMLRLPSGVTVDEAIRAYQTHPAVALIAPNRSVDAVPRPRALAFDPFGGLTPNDPYFNSEWGFGDGVTNARALWRRGIDASRVTVAVIDTGIDYNHPDLQGRVAIGYNFKDGNKDVMDRDGHGTHVAGLIGAAGNNGIGVAGVAWDVRLLAIKVMDHAGGTDFGAAAGIKYAVDAGAKVLNLSFSSDSTKRNPIFDLAVKYANEHGATVIAAAGNQNGPVSSPANSPGVLAISATSKRGVEHLASFSNHGGEVFLAAPGDGIFSTFLAGGYKSLSGTSMAAPVVAGAAAVLYAAHPGWTPSQVQAALAQAVDPLGTRGRTEQFGYGRIDLSKLP, translated from the coding sequence ATGCCGACTGCATTCGTTTTAGGTCGCTGGTGCGTGTTGCTTGCCCTCTGCGCGGGGGCGATCGCCCAGGGCGGGGGATGCGCGAGCGTCGCCCCGGGGATCGGGGCCCCCGACCCGGGGGCGACGCTCACGCCCATGACGGCCTTCGGCCTGCGCGCCGGGGTCAGGGCCGAGGACGGGCAGCTCATCGTGGGCCTCAAGCCGGGCTACGACGTCGAGGCCCTGCCCGCTCTCGGCGGGGGCCAGCCCGTGGTGCTCGGCGCCCTCGACTTCTCGACCCCCCTGCGCATGCTGAGGCTGCCGAGCGGAGTCACGGTCGACGAGGCGATCCGCGCCTACCAGACCCACCCGGCGGTGGCCCTCATCGCCCCCAACCGCTCGGTCGATGCCGTCCCCAGGCCCCGGGCGCTCGCCTTCGATCCGTTCGGGGGGCTGACCCCCAACGATCCCTACTTCAACAGCGAGTGGGGCTTCGGGGACGGGGTCACCAACGCGCGCGCCCTCTGGCGCCGCGGGATCGACGCGAGCCGGGTGACCGTGGCGGTGATCGACACCGGCATCGACTACAACCATCCCGATCTCCAGGGACGGGTGGCGATCGGCTACAACTTCAAGGACGGCAACAAGGACGTCATGGACCGCGACGGGCACGGGACGCACGTGGCGGGCCTCATCGGGGCGGCGGGCAACAACGGGATCGGCGTGGCGGGGGTCGCCTGGGACGTTCGCCTCTTGGCCATCAAGGTCATGGACCACGCGGGCGGGACCGACTTCGGGGCGGCCGCCGGGATCAAGTACGCGGTCGACGCGGGGGCCAAGGTCCTCAACCTCAGCTTCAGCAGCGATTCGACCAAGCGCAATCCCATCTTCGACCTGGCGGTCAAGTACGCCAACGAGCACGGGGCGACGGTGATCGCCGCGGCGGGCAACCAGAACGGGCCGGTCAGCTCACCCGCCAACTCCCCCGGCGTGCTCGCCATCTCGGCCACCTCCAAGCGCGGGGTCGAGCACTTGGCGAGCTTCTCCAACCACGGCGGCGAGGTCTTCCTGGCGGCTCCGGGGGACGGCATCTTCTCGACCTTCCTCGCCGGCGGCTACAAGAGCCTCAGCGGCACGAGCATGGCCGCCCCGGTCGTGGCGGGGGCGGCGGCGGTCCTCTACGCCGCCCATCCCGGCTGGACCCCCTCCCAGGTCCAGGCCGCGCTCGCCCAGGCGGTCGATCCGCTGGGCACCCGCGGGCGAACCGAGCAGTTCGGCTACGGCCGCATCGACCTCAGCAAGCTGCCGTAG
- a CDS encoding type 1 glutamine amidotransferase domain-containing protein: MPMSPLSKSELAGFKVAVIVMDGFEQSELDGPVTALREAGATVHVLAQDEAHLKHIIGMRHFEHGPGVKADKLLSEASMNDYDGLLVPGGLANPDAMRQSDAHLTFLRAFMRANKPVAMICHGPWVLADAELAQGRKLTSWPGIRRDMERAGATWVDKQVVRDGNLVTSRKPQDIPAFNAAFIESLVSLKRPV, from the coding sequence ATGCCCATGTCACCCCTCTCCAAGAGCGAACTAGCGGGTTTCAAGGTCGCGGTCATTGTCATGGACGGCTTCGAGCAGTCCGAGCTGGACGGGCCGGTGACGGCGCTGCGCGAAGCCGGCGCCACGGTCCACGTCCTGGCCCAGGACGAAGCCCACCTGAAACACATCATCGGGATGCGTCACTTCGAGCACGGCCCGGGCGTCAAGGCGGACAAGCTGCTTTCCGAGGCCTCCATGAACGACTACGACGGCCTGCTGGTCCCGGGCGGCCTCGCCAACCCCGACGCCATGCGTCAATCGGACGCGCACCTGACCTTCCTGCGGGCCTTCATGCGCGCCAACAAGCCGGTGGCCATGATCTGTCACGGTCCCTGGGTCCTGGCGGACGCGGAGCTCGCTCAAGGGCGGAAGCTGACGTCGTGGCCCGGCATCCGGCGCGACATGGAGCGAGCAGGTGCCACCTGGGTCGACAAGCAGGTCGTCCGCGATGGAAACCTCGTCACCAGCCGCAAGCCCCAGGACATTCCGGCTTTCAACGCGGCCTTCATCGAGAGCCTGGTTTCCCTCAAGCGTCCTGTCTAG
- the rsgA gene encoding ribosome small subunit-dependent GTPase A, giving the protein MTERAWGPDAGVVIRRITNYYTVRYQGEDYMCLPRARLKKERVAIHVGDRVVIEEIDPANRTATVAEVLPRFNLLPRPPIANVDQAVLVFSADRPAFNPMLLDRFLVLVAQSGIESAIAINKADLLSIEALEALVAPYRAIGYPVVTVSAERRDVAPLRELLAGKETVFAGPSGVGKSSLLNAMEPGLALKAAEVSAKIHRGRHTTTYASLYALESNGQTAFVADTPGYSHLGFGALHPTQLGWLFPEMAPHIPDCRFPDCLHRGEPGCAVAERSNVAESRQLSYLRFLEELEATEARLAATSTKNEGAVKHKAAAGGGETKLIRLSAGARDDSRRKSKQRLRDLHLEEPEEDDEPDVQPDGQMLE; this is encoded by the coding sequence ATGACCGAGCGCGCTTGGGGGCCGGACGCGGGGGTCGTGATCCGGCGGATCACGAACTACTACACCGTCCGCTACCAGGGCGAGGACTACATGTGCCTGCCGCGCGCCCGCCTCAAGAAGGAGCGGGTCGCCATCCACGTGGGCGATCGCGTCGTGATCGAGGAGATCGACCCGGCCAACCGCACGGCGACCGTCGCCGAGGTCCTGCCCCGCTTCAACCTCCTGCCCAGGCCGCCCATCGCCAACGTGGACCAGGCGGTCCTGGTCTTCTCGGCCGACCGTCCCGCCTTCAACCCGATGCTGCTCGATCGCTTCCTGGTGCTGGTCGCCCAGAGCGGGATCGAGAGCGCGATCGCCATCAACAAGGCGGACCTGCTCTCCATCGAGGCGCTCGAGGCGCTCGTCGCCCCCTACCGCGCGATCGGCTACCCGGTGGTGACGGTCTCGGCCGAGCGAAGGGACGTCGCGCCCCTGCGCGAGCTCCTGGCTGGCAAGGAGACGGTCTTCGCCGGTCCCTCGGGGGTGGGCAAGTCGTCGCTGCTCAACGCCATGGAGCCTGGCCTCGCCCTCAAGGCCGCCGAGGTCAGCGCCAAGATCCACCGGGGCCGCCACACCACCACCTACGCCTCGCTCTACGCCCTCGAGAGCAACGGCCAGACCGCCTTCGTGGCGGACACCCCCGGCTACTCGCACCTGGGCTTCGGGGCGCTGCATCCCACCCAGCTCGGCTGGCTCTTCCCCGAGATGGCCCCGCACATCCCCGACTGCCGCTTCCCCGATTGCCTTCACCGGGGCGAGCCCGGCTGCGCGGTCGCCGAGCGCTCGAACGTCGCCGAGAGCCGCCAGCTGAGCTACCTGCGCTTCCTCGAGGAGCTCGAGGCCACCGAGGCACGCCTGGCCGCCACCAGCACCAAGAACGAGGGCGCCGTCAAGCACAAGGCGGCGGCCGGCGGCGGCGAGACCAAGCTTATCCGCCTGAGCGCGGGGGCGCGCGACGACTCGCGCCGCAAGTCCAAGCAGCGCCTGCGCGACCTGCACCTGGAAGAGCCCGAGGAGGACGATGAACCCGACGTCCAGCCCGACGGCCAGATGCTAGAATAG
- a CDS encoding family 1 glycosylhydrolase, with product MRQGHRTIARLLALVGTLALSGCSLGGTTGPSPEAFAPLSAQRHVDKAGAVPFLWGVSTAGFQWEGREELSQWARWDLAGKTEERRKNAADGLNRYAEDLDLTRGMGCNAFRTSIEWARIEPRKGEFDQAAIAHYRRMFTAMRARGLTPVVTFMHFSYPAWLDEEGGWENPQASDAYARFVDRVTREYADLVDWYLTFNEPTVFVAGGYVSGQCPPGKKNDLVGAAMVLKHLVAAHNKAYDVVHRNDPVARVAFNQYSASWRLFPKRDQADAGDDFLDGVLGTADSLPKLDYMAIDYYTRLSLMPFELPQPWLWPVHPQGFYDTLKFYHRLTGKPVLVAENGYANEDAKPRADGWSREAYLTAHVEQMQRAVKDGIPVLGYIHWSITDNYEWGSYRPRFGLFSVDCRNEDQRRIPTEAASIYRKVIAAGGVTRAISREVTYPAGYEPLVKP from the coding sequence TTGCGCCAGGGTCATCGCACCATCGCCCGCCTCTTGGCCCTCGTCGGGACGCTCGCGCTTTCGGGCTGCAGTCTCGGCGGCACGACCGGCCCGAGCCCCGAGGCCTTCGCTCCCCTCAGCGCCCAGCGCCATGTCGACAAGGCGGGCGCCGTCCCGTTCCTCTGGGGCGTCTCGACGGCCGGCTTCCAGTGGGAGGGGCGCGAGGAGCTGAGCCAGTGGGCCCGGTGGGACCTCGCCGGAAAGACCGAGGAGCGCCGCAAGAACGCCGCCGACGGCCTCAATCGCTACGCCGAGGACCTGGACCTCACCCGAGGGATGGGCTGCAACGCCTTTCGGACCAGCATCGAGTGGGCGCGCATCGAGCCCCGCAAGGGCGAGTTCGACCAGGCGGCGATCGCCCATTACCGGCGAATGTTCACCGCCATGCGCGCGCGGGGCCTCACCCCCGTCGTCACCTTCATGCACTTCTCCTATCCCGCCTGGCTCGACGAGGAGGGCGGCTGGGAGAACCCCCAGGCGAGCGACGCCTACGCCCGCTTCGTGGACCGGGTGACCCGCGAGTACGCCGATCTGGTGGACTGGTACCTGACGTTCAACGAGCCGACGGTCTTCGTCGCGGGGGGCTACGTGAGCGGCCAGTGCCCCCCGGGCAAGAAGAACGACCTGGTCGGTGCGGCAATGGTCCTGAAGCACCTGGTTGCCGCCCACAACAAGGCCTACGACGTGGTGCACCGCAACGACCCGGTCGCGCGGGTCGCCTTCAACCAGTACTCGGCCTCCTGGCGCCTCTTCCCCAAGCGGGACCAGGCCGACGCGGGCGACGACTTCCTCGACGGGGTGCTCGGCACCGCCGATTCGCTGCCCAAGCTCGACTACATGGCGATCGACTACTACACCCGCCTGTCGCTGATGCCGTTCGAGCTTCCGCAGCCCTGGCTCTGGCCGGTCCACCCCCAGGGCTTCTACGACACGCTCAAGTTCTACCACCGCCTGACCGGAAAGCCGGTGCTGGTGGCCGAGAACGGCTACGCCAACGAGGACGCAAAGCCCCGCGCCGACGGCTGGAGCCGCGAGGCCTACCTGACGGCGCACGTGGAGCAGATGCAGCGGGCGGTCAAGGACGGCATCCCCGTGCTCGGCTACATCCACTGGTCGATCACCGACAACTACGAGTGGGGGTCGTACCGCCCGCGCTTCGGCCTGTTCTCGGTCGATTGCCGCAACGAGGACCAGCGCCGGATCCCGACGGAAGCAGCGAGCATCTACCGCAAGGTCATCGCCGCGGGCGGAGTCACGCGCGCCATTTCCCGGGAGGTGACCTACCCCGCGGGCTACGAGCCGCTCGTCAAGCCCTAG
- a CDS encoding tRNA (cytidine(34)-2'-O)-methyltransferase: MLRICLVEPEIPPNTGNVARLSAALAVPLHLIEPLGFDVSEKAVKRAGLDYWEHVKLQVHPGFSEFVRATSPTRLIYTSSSAETLYTEVEYQPGDCLVFGKETSGLDPKIWKDLPGVVVRIPHWGPVRSLNLSNAVAVVAYEAMRQLRERGDVPPPVPRAEDRPPTTSYERLKRRSP; this comes from the coding sequence ATGCTGCGAATCTGTTTGGTCGAACCCGAGATCCCACCCAACACCGGCAACGTCGCCAGGCTCTCGGCGGCGCTCGCCGTGCCGCTCCATCTGATCGAGCCCCTGGGCTTCGACGTGTCGGAGAAGGCGGTGAAGCGCGCGGGGCTCGACTACTGGGAGCACGTCAAGCTCCAGGTGCATCCCGGCTTCTCGGAGTTCGTTCGGGCCACCAGCCCCACCCGGTTGATCTACACCTCCTCGAGCGCCGAGACGCTTTACACCGAGGTGGAGTACCAACCGGGTGACTGCCTGGTCTTCGGCAAGGAGACCTCGGGCCTGGATCCCAAGATCTGGAAGGATCTCCCGGGAGTGGTGGTGCGGATCCCGCACTGGGGGCCGGTGCGCAGCCTGAACCTCTCCAACGCGGTGGCCGTCGTCGCCTACGAGGCCATGCGCCAGCTGCGCGAAAGGGGGGACGTCCCCCCGCCCGTTCCACGGGCCGAGGACCGTCCCCCCACGACTTCCTACGAGCGCCTCAAGCGGCGCTCTCCCTGA
- a CDS encoding Ig-like domain-containing protein, with translation MAVSPTSATINALPPSGPGAPGYVTTVQLFATVTMSDGSTHGRVTWSSSDPARVRVAPDGTVQAPSTATAGTATVTATAQGTSLTASALITVTTDGDLFIIVE, from the coding sequence GTGGCGGTCTCGCCCACTTCGGCCACGATCAACGCCTTGCCGCCCTCGGGGCCTGGCGCTCCGGGCTACGTGACCACCGTTCAGCTGTTCGCGACCGTCACCATGTCGGACGGCAGTACCCATGGCCGGGTCACCTGGTCGAGTTCCGATCCGGCGCGCGTTCGGGTCGCGCCGGACGGCACGGTTCAGGCTCCCTCGACGGCCACCGCGGGAACCGCGACCGTCACCGCCACGGCGCAGGGGACCAGCCTCACGGCCTCCGCCCTCATCACCGTCACGACCGATGGCGACCTCTTCATCATCGTGGAGTAA